Proteins from a genomic interval of Crassostrea angulata isolate pt1a10 chromosome 7, ASM2561291v2, whole genome shotgun sequence:
- the LOC128156533 gene encoding uncharacterized protein C1orf53-like has product MGILKRWYQSATRHTNLYKFCKRNQQVSYSFLKTLHYKSTQDIDLTSCDFGGIRNIHTESQSEMEAWEAMVDYSKLSETDLKIHQRHVAANKAGKLFYVDPQTGYQVMTRRAHLERGECCGNECRHCPYGRKNVPEEKRRKKFNSAFYI; this is encoded by the exons ATGGGAATTCTAAAAAGATGGTATCAATCTGCAACACGGCATACAAATTTGTACAAGTTCTGCAAAAGAAACCAGCAAGTCTCATATTCTTTTCTGAAGACTCTACATTATAAGAGCACACAAGACATTGACTTGACATCTTGTGACTTTGGTGGCATAAGGAATATTCATACAGAAAGTCAGAGTGAGATGGAGGCCTGGGAAGCTATGGTTGATTATTCAAAGTTATCAGAAACAGATCTTAAAATTCATCAGAGACATGTTGCGGCAAATAAG gCAGGAAAACTTTTTTATGTTGATCCTCAAACCGGCTACCAAGTTATGACAAGACGTGCCCATCTGGAGAGAGGCGAATGTTGTGGCAACGAATGCAGACAT tGTCCATATGGTAGAAAAAATGTTCCTGAggagaaaagaagaaaaaaatttaattctgcTTTCTACATTTGA